Proteins encoded by one window of Aphis gossypii isolate Hap1 chromosome X, ASM2018417v2, whole genome shotgun sequence:
- the LOC126552059 gene encoding uncharacterized protein LOC126552059, protein MRKLRSSIGHQCIQQIARPYSARSLYVEAIVSHPEGAENYTFLQAAERMRQIRKSVFPSTPKNLQHFNNLLQMDSNKHFTMSFQKQPSLFQDYQGPLIVDGLFVGVLFCNKHQSNQNELHNVTISGCDGTFKMVPKTLDNNCYQLFTFQVIHRNASFPMVYAILTGKTEEIYVGLFKYVCNVLPLQYDKLTIITDFELGLINAIRLVFPESSHQGCYFHYCQSILRYLRSKESGMYNLVKANPIAARIFRMVLALPYLPPNSNNNRIPSMLDGFNSIIMYIVQHTEIAEYFYDFMYQYVFGYWFVRMRPEAFTIFDKDIRTNNYLESYHAALLRFIKPHPKIWEFMGQIRFLENQYNLEFKQVSQNLNIHSCNSSRGRIRNRNTSEIKRFMQDLIEDDAPDRILTFLRRAGHQVNGYIAQQIGPYPGNKNVIVIT, encoded by the exons ATGAGGAAACTCCGAAGTTCAATTGGACATCAATGTATTCAACAAATTGCTCGGCCATACTCAGCACGATCTTTATACGTAGAAGCAATTGTTag CCATCCTGAAGGAgctgaaaattatacatttttgcaaGCAGCTGAAAGGATGCGGCAAATACGAAAATCAGTGTTCCCTTCAACACCGAAGAATCtgcaacattttaataatttattacaaatggaTAGTAATAAACATTTCACTATGTCGTTTCAAAAACAGCCAAGTTT ATTTCAAGATTATCAAGGTCCACTCATAGTTGATGGTTTATTTGTCGGTGTACTATTCTGTAACAAACATC AGTCAAATCAAAACGAATTACATAAT GTTACAATATCTGGGTGTGACGGAACTTTTAAGATGGTTCCCAAAACATTGGATAACAACTGCTATCAATTGTTCACCTTTCAAGTGATTCATAGAAATGct AGTTTTCCAATGGTATATGCTATACTTACAGGTAAAACTGAGGAAATATATGTagggttatttaaatatgtctgTAATGTTTTACCACTACAGTACGATAAATTGACTATAATCACGGATTTTGAACTTGGACTAATTAATGCAATCCGATTAGTATTTCCAGAAAGTAGTCATCAAGGATGTTATTTCCATTATTGtcaa TCAATTTTACGGTACCTGAGAAGTAAAGAATCAGGAATGTACAATTTGGTAAAAGCCAATCCTATTGCTGCCAGAATTTTTAGAATG GTACTTGCTCTGCCGTATTTACCacctaattcaaataataataggattCCCAGCATGTTAGATGGCTTCAATTCtattatcatgtatattgtacaacaTACTGAGATAGCTGAGTATTTCTATGATTTCATGTACCAGTATGTATTTGGATATTGGTTTGTAAGAATGCGACCAGAAGCCTTCACTATATTTGACAAGGATATTAGAACCAATAACTATCTGGAGAGCTATCACGCAGCTCTTTTACGGTTTATTAAACCTCATCCCAAAATATGGGAGTTCAtgg gCCAGATAAGATTTCTAGAAAACCAATACAACTTGGAATTCAAACAAGTCTCTCAAAACTTGAat atCCATTCTTGTAATTCTTCAAGGGGTAGAATTAGGAATAGAAATACTAGTGAAATTAAACGGTTCATGCAAGACTTGATAGAGGATGATGCTCCTGATcgcattttaacatttttaagaagGGCAGGTCATCAGGTTAATGGTTACATAGCTCAACAAATTGGCCCATATCctggtaataaaaatgttatagtaattacttaa